From Solidesulfovibrio carbinoliphilus subsp. oakridgensis, the proteins below share one genomic window:
- a CDS encoding autotransporter outer membrane beta-barrel domain-containing protein, translating into MRHDTRRHDGKRRPWRRPAAQLRGSHRQQRRHVAGRHPARRHLARHPDLRRRRGPFGHGHHPRGPGRRLAGPGRARDLRPARRRWHRPRVRGRRRPDARPARHPRRQQHDFAAGGAVGYTRSGVESSTVKATADTYAAALYATWTPGRLVFDGRLAAGPSNTATSRSFLFSDQPASVSGRSQGWGLLAAGDAGYRFDLPGATVTPSGGLTVQNFQRQAFAETTGLGLGFPDERFSRLRSEVGLRAESLFTVWGTTIQPRLKLSWTHDFGDRGLTTKAALLGQGFTLTAADPGRDAAVASLDVEAWRAGNVAFFASYTGEFRRNASAHQGTVGLRLSW; encoded by the coding sequence ATTCGGCACGATACGCGGCGACACGACGGTAAACGGCGTCCTTGGCGCCGGCCAGCTGCCCAATTACGCGGATCTCATCGCCAACAACGGCGGCACGTTGCCGGCCGGCATCCCGCTCGTCGGCACCTCGCCCGGCACCCTGACCTTCGACGGCGACGTGGCCCTTTCGGCCACGGCCACCACCCGCGTGGACCTGGACGGCGCCTTGCAGGTCCCGGGCGGGCCCGGGACCTACGACCGGCTCGTCGTCGATGGCACCGGCCACGTGTTCGTGGCCGGCGGCGTCCTGACGCCCGTCCTGCGCGACATCCCAGGCGGCAACAACACGATTTCGCCGCCGGCGGCGCGGTCGGCTACACGCGAAGCGGGGTCGAGAGTTCCACGGTCAAGGCCACGGCCGACACCTACGCGGCCGCGCTCTACGCGACCTGGACGCCGGGCCGGCTGGTCTTCGACGGCCGGCTGGCCGCCGGCCCTTCCAACACGGCCACGTCCCGCTCCTTCCTTTTTTCGGACCAACCCGCCTCGGTCTCGGGCCGGTCCCAGGGCTGGGGCCTGCTCGCGGCCGGCGATGCCGGCTACCGCTTCGACCTGCCCGGCGCCACGGTGACCCCCTCTGGCGGCCTGACCGTCCAGAACTTCCAGCGCCAGGCCTTTGCCGAAACCACGGGCCTCGGGCTCGGGTTCCCGGACGAGCGGTTTTCCAGGCTGCGAAGCGAAGTGGGCCTCCGGGCCGAGAGCCTTTTCACCGTCTGGGGCACCACCATCCAGCCCCGGCTGAAGCTCTCGTGGACCCACGATTTCGGGGACCGGGGCCTTACGACCAAGGCGGCGCTCCTGGGCCAGGGCTTCACCCTTACCGCCGCCGATCCCGGGCGGGACGCGGCCGTGGCCTCCCTGGACGTGGAGGCCTGGCGGGCGGGCAACGTGGCCTTTTTTGCCTCGTATACGGGCGAATTCCGCCGGAACGCCTCCGCCCACCAGGGCACCGTGGGCCTGCGCCTCAGCTGGTGA
- a CDS encoding YchJ family protein yields the protein MTDPCPCGSGEPFARCCGPFLSREKPAPTAEALMRSRYTAYARSDVGYLQATLLPRKRDTFNPQATLAWNADVAWTGLAIRATRDGGPGDDTGVVEFTAAFVKAGTADAIHEISRFRKKGGQWFYVDGRPGEAGEQDGEAGPEATTPKAATTPKVGRNAPCPCGSGRKYKHCCA from the coding sequence ATGACCGACCCCTGCCCCTGCGGTTCCGGCGAACCCTTCGCCCGGTGCTGCGGCCCGTTTCTCTCGCGGGAAAAACCCGCGCCCACGGCCGAGGCCCTCATGCGCTCCCGGTACACGGCCTATGCCCGAAGCGACGTCGGCTACCTGCAGGCCACGCTCCTGCCGCGAAAGCGCGACACGTTCAACCCGCAAGCCACCCTGGCCTGGAACGCCGACGTCGCCTGGACCGGCCTCGCTATCCGGGCGACCCGGGACGGCGGGCCCGGGGACGACACGGGCGTGGTGGAATTCACGGCTGCGTTCGTGAAGGCCGGGACCGCGGACGCGATCCACGAGATCAGCCGGTTCCGGAAAAAAGGCGGCCAGTGGTTCTACGTCGACGGCCGACCCGGCGAGGCGGGGGAACAAGACGGCGAGGCCGGGCCGGAGGCCACCACGCCGAAAGCCGCGACCACGCCCAAGGTCGGGCGCAACGCCCCCTGCCCCTGCGGCTCCGGCCGGAAATACAAGCACTGCTGCGCCTGA